TATATAAACTTTTCTTTCCGGTCTAAGGAGCCTCTTCCCAATCCGAACCTCATCTTTCTCAGGATTAACGAAAAAAGCAAGCTCTCGCACTATCCTACCGTTAACGCTAACCCTACCGCTTAATATAAGATCCTCCGCTCTTCGCCGAGAGGTTACACCACACTGAGCTAAAAACTTATTTAGCCTGATTTTCATCTCCTACCAAGCTATCTTCATTGCCTCCTTAACCTTATGAATCATACCTGAAGCAAACTCCCTCGCTTTTTTAGCTCCCTCATGAAGCATCTCAACGATCTCATCCCTTTTGTTCTCATACTCGTTTCTCCTATTCCTGAAAGGCTCAAGAGTCGGTAAAAGATGCTTAAGAAGTACTTTCTTACAATCGATGCAACCTATAAGCGCAGTTCTACAGCCTTTATAGACCTCTTCTAATTCGCTTACACTATCGTTAAAAGCCTTATGAAGATAAAATACTGGACAATCCTCAGGAACACCAGGATCGCTTCTTCTCATCCTGCGAGTATCAGTCATCATAGTTAATACCTTTTCCTCAACAGATCCTGGATCCTCTGTAAGCCCTATATAATTGTTATAACTCTTGCTCATCTTACGTCCATCAGTCCCCAATATCTTTGGAACAGGAGTAAGTATCATCTCTGGAATAACAAAGACTTCCCCATAGAAATAGTTAAATCTCCTTGCTATTTCTCTTGTTAGCTCAAGATGAGGAGCTTGATCCTCTCCCACAGGAACATAATGAGCGTTATATATAAGAATATCTGCCGCTTGAAGAACTG
This DNA window, taken from Synergistota bacterium, encodes the following:
- the trpS gene encoding tryptophan--tRNA ligase; this encodes MLVLKRVLSGMRPTGKLHLGHLVGALKNWVDFQDKYSCYYCIVDWHAMMSEYADPSKLKEYIVEMALDWYAVGIDFSKSTVFIQSEVPEHAELHLALSMITPVSWLERNPTYKEQMREIKNKDLSTYAFLGYPVLQAADILIYNAHYVPVGEDQAPHLELTREIARRFNYFYGEVFVIPEMILTPVPKILGTDGRKMSKSYNNYIGLTEDPGSVEEKVLTMMTDTRRMRRSDPGVPEDCPVFYLHKAFNDSVSELEEVYKGCRTALIGCIDCKKVLLKHLLPTLEPFRNRRNEYENKRDEIVEMLHEGAKKAREFASGMIHKVKEAMKIAW